DNA sequence from the Cyanobacteria bacterium FACHB-DQ100 genome:
TACGGCGTGGTTGCTTCGAGGTTGTTTTTTGCCGCAGAAATTCAGCGAAATCTAAAACTTCCTGCTGCTGTTCGGGAGGGAGCGATCGCACGGTTTCGATTAGGGTTTGTTCGAGGTTCGCGATGTTGGTCATGCG
Encoded proteins:
- a CDS encoding DUF2281 domain-containing protein; this encodes MTNIANLEQTLIETVRSLPPEQQQEVLDFAEFLRQKTTSKQPRRSLKGLWADFDVQISEEDITEARQEMWGNFPREFPE